The nucleotide window GCCCTGGGGCGGTGCCACGCCCGTGTTCTGCACCAACCCCCTGGCGGTCGGCGTGCCGCGCCGCGACGGCCGGCCCATCGTCTACGACATCGCCACCACGCAGATCGCGCGCGGCGCCGTCCTCATGGCCCAGAAGCGCGGGGAGCCCATCCCCGAGGGCTGGGCCTTCGACGCCGATGGCAACCCGACCACCGACCCGTTCAAGGCGCTGCCGCCCCACGGCACGCTCGCGCCGCTGGGGGGCTACAAGGGCTCGGGGCTGGCCCTCGTCGTCGAGGTCCTCACGAGCGTCCTGGGCGGGTACCCGCCGGAGAACAGCAGCAGCTTCTTCGGCGCGTTCGCGATCGACAGGTTCGTCGAGAGCGGCACGTTCTACGACGGCCTCGAGAGGCTGGTCGACCTGATGCGGGCGAGCGCGCCGCCGGACGGCTCCCGGGAGGTGCTGCTGCCCGGCGAGCGCAGCAGCCGACGACTCGAGGTCTCCGAGCGCGAGGGCGTGGAGGTCACGCCCGCCCTGTGGAGCGAGATCCAGGCGGTGGCCAGGGAGCTCGGCGTGGAGCACGAGCTGCTCGGGGAGGGGCGTTAGTACGGCCGCCTTCGACCTCGTGATCGCGGGCGGCCGCGTCGTGGACCCGGCCGCGGGGGTCGACGCCGTCGTCGACCTCGGCGTCCGCGGCGGGCGCGTCGAGGCCGTCGAGCCGGG belongs to Trueperaceae bacterium and includes:
- a CDS encoding Ldh family oxidoreductase, encoding MTTSKTARFSREQLLDLSGAILRRAGAAADEAQTVAAALVDAEFRGVESQGLVRLPGYARGAASGEIRSQVELEVLMESPSALRLDAHYGWGYVMGRRAIDLCIERASTTGACFAVVLNTSHLGRLGYFVEHAAERGFIGVAAAAGHPRFATQAPWGGATPVFCTNPLAVGVPRRDGRPIVYDIATTQIARGAVLMAQKRGEPIPEGWAFDADGNPTTDPFKALPPHGTLAPLGGYKGSGLALVVEVLTSVLGGYPPENSSSFFGAFAIDRFVESGTFYDGLERLVDLMRASAPPDGSREVLLPGERSSRRLEVSEREGVEVTPALWSEIQAVARELGVEHELLGEGR